The Myxococcota bacterium genome has a window encoding:
- a CDS encoding DNA topoisomerase 3, whose translation MSTAVVAEKPSVARDIARVLGADARGDGLLRGAGWVVTWAIGHLAALGEPHEIRPEWRAWRQTLLPMIPERWPLVVYEKTRAQFEVVKRVLLDPAVERVICATDAGREGELIFRYIYEAAGAVKPVERLWISSLTPDAIRAGFERLRPQREVDGLADAARGRSRADWLVGMNLSRAYTLARRSASRGELLSVGRVQTPTLAILVERELAIRRFVPEDYCEVAADFRAPSAATDATPLRGTWFRPSPPGADAETLEKARRLPGDGAEAEQIAARVRGGRARIESVEAQTRRLSPPLLYDLTELQRHANRRFGWSAAKTLELAQSLYESKKLLSYPRTDARHLSRTVAATLPRVVRAIRAPYESLLAEGTGERPLGARFVDDAKVSDHHALIPTGASPENARLSPDEAALFDLVCRRLLAAWHEDHVYASTSVVTAVESDSQGPQVDRFASRGSAVLRIGWRVLEPDPAPPEVELPPGLAPGQPQRVDEVRVERKRTRPPRRLSEATLLTAMETAGRELEDRELAEAMRETGLGTPATRASIIETLLARKYAERDGKTLRATDKGIELCEIVHPDVKSAAMTGNWEARLARIERGGDSLDAFVRDIERYVVEVVKRVRTEKPAPPKALPPQLELEWGPRPDPTPTPPDDLLALLQLRFGHPSFRPFQEAVCRAVTSGEDALLVMPTGAGKSLCYQLPGLARGGTTLVISPLIALMDDQVGQLQARGLRAERIHSGRARAESQAVLRAYLDGRLDFLFIAPERLAVPGFPEKLATRKPALVAVDEAHCISHWGHDFRPEYRMLRERLPQLRPAPVIALTATATPLVQRDIVAQLGIDKAGRYIHGFRRTNLAIELCEAPPSARDSATEKLLRAPERRPAIVYAPTRKKAEALAHRLARHFSAAAYHAGMPARERDETQAAFLAGRLDAIVATIAFGMGIDKPDVRTVVHTALPSSIESYYQEIGRAGRDGQASRAVLFHGFVDLRTHEHFLARDYPEADVLERVFRVLSPRFETRAELQRELRMDPDSLEKALEKLWIHGGAQLDPEERAARGRDGWREPYAAQVRHKRGQLDEMRRFSESRGCRMVHLVRHFGDEDDAGAACGLCDICDPGAARALAMAGPDADQAAQLARIAERLRERNGQSAGKLHRELFGDSLERKAFEALVAGLVRAGLAVEESDSFDKDGETISFARVRLTRAGLAAGETELAAVRIARAAEPERAARRKKKPGRGRARAQPAPASPAASGALVAALQRWRMAEAKRRRVPAFRILTNAALEGIAASRPRDERELLAVKGIGPALAAKHGAALLELCASQFGSA comes from the coding sequence TTGTCTACGGCGGTGGTCGCCGAGAAGCCGTCCGTCGCGCGCGACATCGCGCGCGTGCTCGGCGCCGACGCGCGCGGCGACGGGCTGCTGCGCGGGGCCGGCTGGGTGGTGACCTGGGCGATCGGCCACCTGGCCGCGCTCGGCGAGCCGCACGAGATCCGCCCCGAGTGGCGCGCCTGGCGGCAGACGCTCCTGCCCATGATTCCCGAGCGCTGGCCGCTCGTGGTGTACGAGAAGACGCGCGCGCAGTTCGAGGTGGTCAAACGCGTGCTGCTCGACCCCGCGGTCGAGCGGGTGATCTGCGCGACCGACGCCGGGCGCGAGGGCGAGCTGATCTTCCGCTACATCTACGAGGCGGCGGGCGCGGTCAAGCCGGTCGAGAGGCTCTGGATCTCGTCACTCACTCCCGACGCCATCCGCGCCGGCTTCGAGAGACTCCGGCCGCAGCGCGAGGTCGACGGCCTGGCCGACGCGGCGCGCGGTCGCAGCCGCGCCGACTGGCTGGTGGGCATGAACCTGTCGCGCGCCTACACGCTGGCGCGCCGCTCGGCGTCGCGCGGCGAGCTCCTGTCGGTGGGCCGCGTGCAGACGCCGACGCTGGCGATCCTGGTCGAGCGCGAGCTCGCCATCCGGCGTTTCGTGCCCGAGGACTACTGCGAGGTGGCCGCCGACTTCCGCGCGCCGTCGGCCGCGACCGACGCCACGCCGCTCCGCGGCACCTGGTTCCGGCCCTCGCCGCCCGGCGCCGACGCCGAGACACTCGAGAAGGCGCGCCGGCTGCCGGGCGACGGCGCCGAGGCGGAGCAGATCGCCGCGCGCGTGCGCGGCGGGCGCGCGCGCATCGAGTCGGTCGAGGCCCAGACCCGCCGGCTCTCTCCGCCGCTGCTCTACGACCTGACGGAGCTGCAGCGCCACGCCAACCGGCGTTTCGGCTGGAGCGCGGCCAAGACGCTCGAGCTCGCGCAGAGTCTGTACGAGTCCAAGAAGCTGCTCTCCTACCCGCGCACCGACGCGCGCCACCTGTCGCGCACGGTGGCCGCGACCCTGCCGCGCGTGGTGCGCGCGATCCGCGCGCCCTACGAGTCACTCCTGGCCGAGGGCACGGGCGAGCGGCCGCTGGGCGCGCGCTTCGTCGACGACGCCAAGGTCAGCGACCACCACGCGCTCATCCCCACCGGCGCCTCGCCCGAGAACGCCCGGCTCTCGCCCGACGAGGCGGCGCTGTTCGACCTGGTGTGCCGGCGCCTGCTCGCCGCCTGGCACGAGGACCACGTGTACGCCTCGACCTCGGTCGTGACCGCGGTGGAGAGTGACTCACAGGGCCCCCAGGTCGACCGCTTCGCGAGCCGCGGCAGCGCCGTGCTGCGCATCGGCTGGCGCGTGCTCGAGCCCGACCCCGCGCCGCCCGAGGTCGAGCTGCCGCCCGGGCTCGCGCCGGGGCAGCCGCAGCGCGTCGACGAGGTGCGCGTCGAGCGCAAACGCACGCGCCCGCCGCGGCGGCTCAGCGAGGCCACGCTGCTCACCGCCATGGAGACCGCGGGCCGCGAGCTCGAGGACCGCGAGCTGGCGGAAGCCATGCGCGAGACGGGGCTGGGCACGCCGGCCACGCGCGCGTCGATCATCGAGACCCTGCTGGCGCGCAAGTACGCCGAGCGCGACGGCAAGACGCTGCGCGCGACCGACAAGGGCATCGAGCTGTGCGAGATCGTCCACCCCGACGTGAAGAGCGCCGCCATGACCGGCAACTGGGAGGCGCGGCTGGCGCGCATCGAGCGCGGCGGCGACTCACTCGACGCGTTCGTGCGCGACATCGAGCGCTACGTGGTCGAGGTCGTGAAGCGCGTGCGCACCGAGAAGCCGGCGCCGCCGAAGGCGTTGCCGCCGCAGCTCGAGCTCGAGTGGGGTCCGCGCCCGGACCCGACGCCCACGCCGCCCGACGACCTGCTCGCCCTGCTCCAGCTCCGCTTCGGCCACCCGAGCTTCCGGCCCTTCCAGGAAGCCGTGTGCCGCGCCGTGACTTCGGGCGAGGACGCGCTGCTCGTCATGCCCACGGGCGCGGGCAAGTCGCTCTGTTACCAGCTGCCGGGCCTGGCGCGCGGCGGCACCACGCTCGTGATCTCGCCGCTGATCGCGCTCATGGACGACCAGGTCGGGCAGCTGCAGGCCCGCGGGCTGCGCGCCGAACGCATCCACTCCGGGCGCGCGCGCGCCGAGTCGCAGGCCGTGCTGCGCGCCTATCTCGACGGCCGGCTCGACTTCCTGTTCATCGCGCCCGAGCGCCTGGCGGTGCCGGGCTTCCCCGAGAAGCTCGCCACGCGCAAGCCGGCGCTCGTGGCCGTCGACGAGGCGCACTGCATCTCGCACTGGGGCCACGACTTCCGGCCCGAGTACCGCATGCTGCGCGAGAGACTTCCGCAGCTCCGTCCCGCGCCGGTGATCGCACTGACCGCGACCGCCACGCCGCTGGTCCAGCGCGACATCGTGGCGCAGCTCGGCATCGACAAGGCCGGCCGCTACATCCACGGCTTCCGCCGCACGAACCTGGCGATCGAGCTGTGCGAGGCGCCGCCTTCGGCACGTGACTCGGCGACCGAGAAGCTGCTGCGCGCGCCCGAGCGCCGGCCGGCGATCGTGTACGCGCCCACGCGCAAGAAGGCCGAGGCGCTGGCGCACCGGCTGGCCCGGCACTTCTCCGCCGCCGCGTACCACGCGGGCATGCCCGCGCGCGAGCGCGACGAGACACAAGCCGCGTTCCTGGCGGGACGGCTCGACGCGATCGTGGCCACCATCGCCTTCGGCATGGGCATCGACAAGCCCGACGTGCGCACCGTGGTGCACACGGCGCTGCCGTCGAGCATCGAGAGCTACTACCAGGAGATCGGGCGCGCGGGCCGCGACGGCCAGGCCTCGCGCGCCGTGCTGTTCCACGGCTTCGTCGACCTGCGCACGCACGAGCACTTCCTGGCGCGCGACTATCCGGAGGCCGACGTGCTGGAGCGCGTGTTCCGCGTGCTCTCGCCGCGCTTCGAGACCCGCGCCGAGCTGCAGCGCGAGCTGCGCATGGACCCCGACTCACTCGAGAAGGCGCTGGAGAAGCTGTGGATCCACGGCGGCGCGCAGCTCGACCCCGAGGAGCGCGCGGCGCGCGGCCGCGACGGCTGGCGCGAGCCCTACGCGGCCCAGGTGCGGCACAAGCGCGGCCAGCTCGACGAGATGCGGCGCTTCTCCGAGAGCCGCGGCTGCCGCATGGTCCACCTGGTGAGACACTTCGGCGACGAGGACGACGCCGGCGCGGCCTGCGGCCTGTGCGACATCTGCGACCCGGGCGCGGCGCGCGCGCTCGCAATGGCCGGGCCCGACGCCGACCAAGCCGCGCAGCTCGCGCGCATCGCGGAGCGCCTGCGCGAGCGCAACGGCCAGTCCGCGGGCAAGCTGCACCGCGAGCTGTTCGGCGACTCACTCGAGCGCAAGGCCTTCGAGGCGCTGGTCGCGGGGCTGGTGCGCGCGGGGCTCGCGGTCGAGGAGTCGGACTCGTTCGACAAGGACGGCGAGACCATCTCGTTCGCGCGCGTGCGGCTCACCCGTGCCGGTCTGGCCGCGGGCGAGACCGAGCTCGCGGCCGTGCGCATCGCGCGCGCCGCCGAGCCCGAGCGCGCCGCGCGGCGCAAGAAGAAGCCGGGCCGCGGCCGGGCGCGCGCGCAGCCGGCCCCGGCTTCACCGGCCGCGAGCGGCGCGCTGGTCGCGGCGCTGCAGCGCTGGCGCATGGCCGAGGCCAAGCGCCGCCGCGTGCCCGCGTTCCGCATCCTCACCAACGCCGCGCTCGAAGGCATCGCCGCCAGCCGCCCGCGCGACGAGCGCGAGCTCCTGGCCGTGAAGGGCATCGGGCCGGCGCTCGCGGCGAAGCACGGCGCGGCGCTGCTCGAGCTCTGCGCGAGTCAGTTCGGCTCGGCCTGA
- a CDS encoding dual specificity protein phosphatase has translation MRMPLAGHPVLRIALAALVLVGLVAAASSHLPGIYRTPDRWTEARKGWLFRSAQIPASDVEQVLRAQKIDLVLDLTDAAPDPLQDAEARAAQRLGIRYLHLPVQHPRERVIENLAAAVTEIDRAHKAGQRVLVHCTYGHRRSATALALYARLIEQEPPHIAFAELTRFSEADSKWSHDAITWVDKNMDAIAAAVKADEAAADAGASIPNQAEPN, from the coding sequence ATGCGCATGCCCCTCGCCGGTCACCCGGTCCTGCGGATCGCCCTCGCGGCCCTGGTGCTCGTGGGTCTGGTGGCTGCGGCGAGCTCGCACCTGCCCGGCATCTACCGGACGCCCGACCGCTGGACCGAGGCGCGCAAGGGCTGGCTGTTCCGCAGCGCGCAGATCCCCGCCTCGGACGTCGAGCAGGTTCTGCGCGCGCAGAAGATCGACCTGGTGCTCGACCTGACCGACGCCGCGCCCGACCCGCTGCAGGACGCGGAGGCCCGAGCCGCCCAGCGGCTGGGCATCCGCTATCTGCACCTGCCCGTGCAGCACCCGCGCGAGCGCGTGATCGAGAACCTCGCGGCCGCGGTCACCGAGATCGATCGCGCGCACAAGGCCGGCCAGCGGGTGCTGGTGCACTGCACCTACGGACACCGGCGCTCCGCGACCGCGCTCGCGCTCTACGCGCGGCTGATCGAGCAGGAGCCGCCGCACATCGCCTTCGCGGAGCTCACCCGCTTCAGCGAGGCCGACTCCAAGTGGAGTCACGACGCGATCACCTGGGTCGACAAGAACATGGACGCGATCGCGGCGGCCGTGAAGGCCGACGAGGCCGCCGCCGACGCGGGCGCGTCGATCCCGAATCAGGCCGAGCCGAACTGA
- a CDS encoding serine/threonine-protein kinase: protein MIGVTLGSYEITEKIGSGGVGDVYKAVDHLLGRNVALKFLRPGLADCAEVVQRFHAEARTLAQLIHPNIAVLYCMMREEESLAMVMEYVEGRTFGQLLDGGALPPERALPLLLQALEGIGHAHAAGVIHRDIKPSNLMLGGSGCVKVMDFGVARCLGTVRQTRDGHMIGTAQYMSPEQVRGLESDARSDVYAIGVLAYEMLTGVVPFDSESEYELCRAQVEKPPRPPRELVPALSAELEAVILRALQKEPAERFPSVYALRDALQTALPLGEGDARAPDPSALDTRFLATPMRVELAAPPPEPETRTGPARGAWRRRLGLALPLGALAAAALLMGAKVVRSVPAPPAPVARAPVAVAAAAAPVATPPTPPPKPVTHTAARAHRVAHASKPELRSSPPVSHEAVSETPKPTGGNGWVIRRE, encoded by the coding sequence ATGATCGGCGTCACGTTGGGCAGCTACGAGATCACCGAGAAGATCGGATCCGGCGGAGTCGGAGACGTCTACAAGGCGGTCGACCACCTGCTGGGGCGCAACGTGGCGCTGAAGTTCCTGCGCCCGGGGCTCGCGGACTGCGCCGAGGTGGTGCAGCGCTTCCATGCGGAGGCGCGCACGCTGGCGCAGCTCATCCACCCGAACATCGCGGTGCTCTACTGCATGATGCGCGAGGAGGAGTCACTCGCGATGGTCATGGAGTACGTCGAGGGCCGCACCTTCGGCCAGCTGCTCGACGGCGGCGCCCTGCCGCCCGAGCGCGCGCTGCCGCTCTTGCTGCAGGCGCTGGAGGGCATCGGTCACGCGCACGCGGCCGGGGTCATCCACCGCGACATCAAGCCCTCGAACCTGATGCTGGGCGGCAGCGGCTGCGTGAAGGTGATGGACTTCGGCGTGGCGCGCTGTCTGGGCACCGTGCGCCAGACCCGCGACGGCCACATGATCGGCACCGCGCAGTACATGTCGCCCGAGCAGGTGCGCGGGCTGGAGAGCGACGCGCGCTCCGACGTGTACGCGATCGGCGTGCTGGCCTACGAGATGCTGACCGGGGTGGTGCCGTTCGACTCCGAGAGTGAGTACGAGCTGTGCCGCGCGCAGGTCGAGAAGCCGCCGCGCCCGCCGCGCGAGCTCGTGCCCGCGCTCTCGGCCGAGCTCGAGGCGGTGATCCTGCGCGCGCTGCAGAAGGAGCCCGCCGAGCGCTTCCCCAGCGTGTACGCGCTGCGCGACGCGCTGCAGACCGCGCTGCCGCTCGGCGAGGGCGACGCGCGCGCGCCGGACCCAAGCGCGCTGGACACGCGCTTCCTGGCGACACCGATGCGTGTAGAGCTCGCCGCGCCCCCGCCCGAGCCCGAGACGCGCACCGGCCCCGCGCGCGGCGCGTGGCGCCGCCGCCTGGGTCTCGCGCTGCCGCTGGGCGCGCTCGCCGCCGCGGCGCTGCTGATGGGCGCGAAGGTGGTGCGCAGCGTTCCGGCGCCGCCCGCGCCGGTGGCACGAGCGCCGGTGGCCGTGGCGGCGGCGGCCGCGCCTGTCGCGACGCCGCCGACGCCTCCGCCCAAGCCGGTCACTCACACGGCGGCGCGCGCGCACCGCGTGGCGCACGCGAGCAAGCCAGAGCTACGATCGTCCCCTCCGGTGTCGCACGAGGCGGTCTCCGAGACGCCGAAGCCGACGGGGGGAAACGGTTGGGTGATTCGCCGAGAATAG